The following are encoded together in the Lactuca sativa cultivar Salinas chromosome 1, Lsat_Salinas_v11, whole genome shotgun sequence genome:
- the LOC111876166 gene encoding probable inactive receptor kinase At5g67200: MTMFLFSDYYSITTPISSSPSALCDPKTSWLQQQQSHTPFNSKPTDISFKMRSTFIHIAILYFTFYGITLAASNQNPHDDALSLLAFKSVADTGNNLGYSVQNISAVCIWQGVQCQINGKVARLVLENLNLAGVFAANTLTRMEQLRYLSLKNNSLTGPIPDLTGLVNLKSLFLDHNYFTGSIPPSISSIHRLRNLDLSDNKLTGVIPVELCNLERLNYLRLDSNHLNGSIPPFNQSYLQIFNVSDNFLTGHVPVTPTLARFGPALFSINGRLCGVIVRIECGISGQFFGKNSSSSSTPPWVGRGKSGELKPMEGVTNSNSTKHKRLILLVGLPGGLLIVITLVVCIILSIKTLEKKKKKRRRKGIVPTREIIEMAEAAEVMKREEGGDLEKKKKVSKLHQGMRTEKSGNLVFFTGESQLFTVDHLMRAPAELLGSGTVGTTYKALLDNRVIMSVKRLDASILEGTTNEAFERQMEVVGRLRHPNLVALLAYFVAEEEKLLVYDYQPNGSLFTLIHGSKSMLAKSLHWTSCLKIAEDVAQGLCYLHQACSLVHGNLKASNVLLGSDFEACLSDYCLSTLFNGDGVSAAYKKPESHQPTAKSDVYSFGVLLLELLTGKTESEQPDLTPDELVKWVKSNRDNGGGGMEMEEKRVEMMTEVAIACSVRTPELSPTMWQVIKMLQEIKEAAVMEDCGLNPWIETS; the protein is encoded by the exons ATGACTATGTTTCTTTTTAGTGACTATTACAGTATCACTACACCGATATCATCTTCTCCATCTGCCCTGTGCGACCCTAAAACTTCATGGCTTCAACAACAACAATCTCACACCCCCTTTAACTCTAAACCCACCGACATTAGTTTCAAGATGAGATCGACCTTCATTCACATTGCCATTCTTTACTTCACATTTTACGGTATAACTTTGGCAGCATCAAATCAGAATCCGCATGATGATGCTTTGTCGTTGTTAGCCTTCAAATCAGTAGCAGACACCGGAAACAACCTTGGCTACTCTGTTCAAAATATCTCCGCCGTCTGCATATGGCAGGGAGTACAATGCCAGATCAACGGCAAGGTGGCCCGGCTTGTTCTTGAGAACTTGAACCTCGCCGGTGTTTTTGCAGCCAACACATTGACTCGGATGGAACAGTTACGATATTTGAGTCTGAAAAACAACTCGCTCACCGGACCGATTCCCGACCTCACCGGACTCGTTAACCTTAAATCGTTGTTTCTTGACCATAACTACTTCACTGGTTCCATCCCGCCGTCAATCTCCTCGATCCACCGCCTCCGGAATCTAGATCTTTCCGACAACAAATTAACCGGTGTCATTCCCGTTGAATTATGTAATTTAGAACGACTGAACTACCTTCGTCTCGATTCAAATCATTTAAATGGTTCGATTCCTCCTTTCAATCAATcatatcttcaaatcttcaatgtTTCGGATAATTTTCTAACCGGTCATGTTCCGGTGACTCCTACTCTTGCCCGCTTTGGCCCGGCGTTGTTTTCGATCAACGGCCGACTTTGTGGTGTGATCGTTCGTATAGAATGCGGCATCAGTGGACAATTTTTTGGTAAAAATTCGTCGAGCTCATCAACGCCGCCGTGGGTGGGAAGAGGCAAAAGCGGGGAACTAAAACCGATGGAGGGTGTTACAAATTCGAATTCGACAAAGCATAAACGACTTATATTGCTGGTTGGCTTACCCGGTGGCTTGTTGATTGTAATTACCTTAGTTGTGTGCATAATTCTGTCGATTAAGacgttggagaagaagaagaagaagaggaggagaaAAGGTATTGTTCCTACTCGTGAGATAATTGAGATGGCAGAGGCAGCGGAGGTGATGAAGAGGGAGGAGGGAGGCgacttggagaagaagaagaaggtgagcAAGTTGCATCAAGGGATGAGAACGGAAAAGAGTGGTAATCTGGTATTCTTCACCGGGGAGTCGCAGCTTTTCACGGTGGATCACTTGATGAGGGCGCCGGCGGAGTTACTGGGGAGCGGAACAGTCGGGACGACGTACAAAGCGTTGCTGGACAACCGTGTGATCATGTCCGTGAAGCGGCTTGATGCCTCGATATTAGAAGGGACAACGAACGAGGCGTTTGAGAGACAGATGGAGGTGGTGGGTAGGCTGCGCCACCCAAACCTGGTGGCGCTCCTGGCTTATTTTGTGGCGGAAGAAGAAAAGCTTCTTGTTTACGATTACCAACCAAACGGAAGTCTCTTCACACTCATTCACG GATCAAAATCGATGTTGGCCAAGTCGTTACACTGGACATCATGCCTGAAAATTGCAGAAGACGTAGCGCAAGGACTCTGTTATCTCCACCAAGCATGCAGCCTCGTTCACGGCAATCTTAAAGCTTCCAACGTCCTCCTCGGCTCCGACTTCGAAGCGTGCCTCTCCGACTACTGTCTCTCCACCCTATTTAACGGCGACGGTGTTTCTGCCGCCTACAAGAAACCGGAATCACACCAACCAACTGCGAAATCCGATGTTTACTCATTTGGGGTTCTGTTGCTTGAGCTGCTAACAGGGAAGACTGAGTCGGAGCAACCAGACTTGACGCCGGACGAGCTGGTGAAGTGGGTAAAGTCGAATAGAGATAATGGTGGTGGGGGCATGGAGATGGAGGAGAAGCGGGTGGAAATGATGACGGAGGTCGCGATAGCGTGTAGCGTGAGGACGCCGGAACTGAGTCCCACCATGTGGCAGGTAATAAAGATGTTACAGGAGATAAAAGAAGCTGCAGTAATGGAGGATTGTGGATTGAACCCATGGATTGAAACATCATAG